Within the Musa acuminata AAA Group cultivar baxijiao chromosome BXJ2-9, Cavendish_Baxijiao_AAA, whole genome shotgun sequence genome, the region ATCACGATCATTCTAAGTGTATCACTCCATTTCACAGCGGGGGAAGAACAAAGGAAGTCGAAATGTATTATTCACCCAGGATAGCTTCCCATGTGTCGAGGAAGGCCTCGAGGATTACGGGGTGGTGGAGATGAGAGTTCAGGGAAAGGTAGGAGTGGAGGAGCCTTTCCATGTCGCTTGCGCTGCTCATTTGCCGCTCCACGATCATCTCCACCATGGAGCTTCGGAAATCCATGTACGGATCACTGGACTTCTTCACCACAGGGAATCCGACCTCCATTTCTGCCTCTGCCTTGTGTTTCTTCTCTGCCGAGGAAAGGGAGGCCAATGGCCAAAGCTTACCGGTTGCGGTCCCTCTCAAAGGTTGGTTGCTCTTCATGCTCTTGCTCCcgctcttcttcttgttcttcttcctcctcccgttGTTGTTGCGGTAGAACTCGGAGGAGTCGGAAGAAAAGCTCTTCGACGAGAACAGAGTTCCCgactcttcctcttcctcgccgCTGCTGAAGAGACCGAGTTCGTCGTTGCGATCCAAGGAAGAAGAGCTGCTAAATCCATAACCGTTGCTTGACAACAGCTTCCTCGTTGCCTTTCTTCGGCTGCTTCCTCTCCTCCcacaagctttcttcttcttgtcttcgTCGTGAGAGCGGTAGTAGCGATTCCTCATCGGAGAATCCGGAGGAGCGGGAGGGCACTTGCTACGCTCGCCAATCTCGGTGACTCTCCTCTCCTTTTTAATCTCGTGACCGGAGCGGCGGGCACCACGGTGAACAGAGCCTTGCACGACGGGAGCAACGCAGTGCTGGTGGCCGCCATCGTTTGAAGGGAACGACAAAGGGTTGCGAAGCTTACGTTGACCGTCGCCGGAGCGGCAGATGGAGGACTCTTCTGGCACTAATTGTTGTCGGAGAGTGCTGCTAGAAAGCTTAATCACATCGGTAGCAGTCGCGGTGGAGCTGCAAGAGGAGCCAAGAAGCATTCGAGCGAACCGATGCTTCAACCCGCTTCTACAAGGACTACTACTTGTGCAAGTCTTATCCATGCGGCCTTGCCTTGAGCTCAACGCTTCATGTCATTGCCCTCTTATTCCCATCTCCTCGGGATGGAGCAAGCCGCTATCTGTAGCGGAATCTTAAGCACATGAACTGTTCCGCTCGTGACTCTGTTCTCTATCAA harbors:
- the LOC135622569 gene encoding transcription repressor OFP8-like, with product MDKTCTSSSPCRSGLKHRFARMLLGSSCSSTATATDVIKLSSSTLRQQLVPEESSICRSGDGQRKLRNPLSFPSNDGGHQHCVAPVVQGSVHRGARRSGHEIKKERRVTEIGERSKCPPAPPDSPMRNRYYRSHDEDKKKKACGRRGSSRRKATRKLLSSNGYGFSSSSSLDRNDELGLFSSGEEEEESGTLFSSKSFSSDSSEFYRNNNGRRKKNKKKSGSKSMKSNQPLRGTATGKLWPLASLSSAEKKHKAEAEMEVGFPVVKKSSDPYMDFRSSMVEMIVERQMSSASDMERLLHSYLSLNSHLHHPVILEAFLDTWEAILGE